The following DNA comes from Streptomyces sp. Ag109_O5-10.
ACCGGTGCCTCGACGGCCACCGGCGACTACGTCGACGTGAAGTAACGTCCGCCACCGTCCGGGGATCTCTGAAGATTCGTTTCGCTACGTTCGGCCTCGCCCCGCGCCAAGGGGGCGAGGCCGAACGCGTACCGGCTCGGCGGCGCCGCATCTCACCATCCAGGACAGTTCCATGAGGGGTTCACGCGCCTGTCTGAGTCCATTACCCTGGACTGAGAAGTGCATCGTAATGAACAACGAATCCCCTGGACCGCCCGTGAGCACCCCCAGCACCTCACAGCCGACGTCGACGCCCACGGCCGCCCCGGTGTCCGCGCCCGCCGCCTCCGGCCCGGGCCGGCTCGGCTCGCTCGGTCCCGTCGGGCTGGTCCTGGCCGGCGGGATCTCCGTGCAGTTCGGCGGTGCCCTCGCGGTGACCCTGATGCCCCGGGCGGGCGCGCTCGGCGTGGTGACCCTGCGGCTCCTCGCGGCCGCCGTGATCCTGCTCGTGGTCTGCCGGCCACGGCTGCGCGGCCACTCCCGCACCGACTGGGGCACGGTGATCGTCTTCGGCATCACCATGGGCGCGATGAACGGTCTCTTCTACGAGGCCGTCGACCGCATCCCGCTGGGCCTCGCCGTCACCCTCGAAGTGCTCGGTCCGCTCGCCCTGTCGGTGCTGGCCTCCCGGCGCCTGATCAACGCCCTCTGGGCGGGACTGGCGCTGGGCGGCGTCTTCCTGCTCGGCGGCGGAGACTTCAGCGGCCTCGACCCCGTGGGTGTCGGCCTGGCCCTGGGCGCCGGCGCCATGTGGGCCACCTACATCATCTTCAGCGCCCGCACCGGCCGCCGCTTCCCCCAGGCCGACGGCCTCGCCCTGGCCATGGCGGTCGCGGCCCTGCTCTTCCTCCCGCTCGGCATCGCCGGCGCCGGCACCAGGCTCCTGGACCCGACCACCGTCGCCCTGGGCTCGTCGGTCGCGGTCCTCTCCTCGGTCCTGCCCTACACCCTCGAACTCCTCGCCCTGCGCCGCCTCCCGGCCCACACCTTCGCCGTCCTCATGAGCCTGGAGCCGGCCATCGCCGCCACCGCCGGGTTCCTCGTCCTCGGCCAGGCCCTGTCGGCCACCCAGGCGGCCGCCGTCGCCCTCGTCATCGGGGCGAGCATCGGCGCGGTCCGCTCCCAGGCGGGACGCGGCCGGCGGCAGGCGGTCCCCGCACAGCCGGGATCGGCGGTCGCCGCGCAACCGGACTCGGCGGGCGGGGTCCGGCCGGAGCCGGTGGCCGCCGCACCTTCACGGACTGCGCGTCGGCCGCGCAGCAGGAGGTGATGATCCGGGTCAGGTCCCAGGACCCGCCCCCCGGGACGGGCGTGACCAGCCCGTTCATCTCCACGGTCCGCGCCTTGATGGCCGGCGGGCGGTCCGCCCGAAGGTACCCGCCTGCAACGCGATCGGCTTGAGGTCGACCATGGGCCCCACCACCATGAACGCCAGCCGCGCGGTGAGGGGAGAAACCGGTGAGCGACGACGCCACGAACGCGTCCGCCTCCGAACACACCGCGAGGACGACCGCCGGCGCGGCCAGGAACAGCACCGACAACCAAGGCGAACCGGAGAAGGTGTCGAGGACCGAGCGCGGTACGGCCACGTTGAAGGGGGAGCGGCGGTCCGGGGGAAGCGGCGGTCCCGTGCTCCGGGCCGCGGCGCTCCTGAATTCATGCAAGCATGCTTGATTGTTTCCTGAGGCGCTGCCATGCTCCCCCCATGTCCGATCCGACGCCCGTCATCGACGACCTGCGTGAGGAGAGTGCGGAACTCGACCGGCTGGTAGCCGAGTTGGGAGCCGAGCAGTGGGCTCTCGCCACCCCCGCACCTCGCTGGACCGTCGCCCACCAGATCGCGCACCTCGCCTGGACCGACCACTCCTCGCTGCTGGCCGCGACCGACCATGACGCCTTCTCCCGCGAGGTCGAGAAGGCGCTGGCCCAGCCCGGGGACTTCGTGGACAACGGGGCGGAGGAGGGCGCCGCCAAGCCCCCCGCCCAGTTGCTGGCGGACTGGCGGGCCGGCCGCGAGGCCCTCGACCAGGCGCTGCGCGCGGCGCCCGCACGGGCGCGTTTCCCTTGGTACGGCCCCCCTATGTCGGTCGCCTCCATGGCCACCGCCCGGTTGATGGAGACCTGGGCACACGGCCTGGACATCGCCGATGCGCTGGGCGTGACCCGCACCCCCACCGACCGGCTCCGGCACATCGCCCGACTCGGTGTCCGCACCCGGGACTTCGCCTTCGGCGTGCACGGACAGCCCGTGCCCTTCGAGGAGTTCCGCGTCGAACTGACCGCCCCCTCGGGCGAGCTGTGGACGTACGGCCCCGAGGACGCCGACGACCGCGTCACCGGCCCCGCCCTCGACTTCTGTCTCCTGGTCACCCAGCGCGCCCACCGCGCCGACCTCACCCTCGAAGCCGCAGGTCAGGACGCCGACCGCTGGCTGGACGTCGCCCAGGCCTTCGCGGGCCCGCCCGGCCCCGGCCGCGCCCCGAAGGGCGGCACCCCGTGACCCTGCGCATAGGCAACGCCTCCGGCTTCTACGGCGACCGCTTCGACGCGCTGCGCGAAATGCTCACCGGCGGCGAACTCGACGTCCTCACCGGCGACTACCTCGCCGAGCTGACCATGCTCATCCTCGGCCGCGACCGCCTCAAGGACTCCGGTGCCGGATACGCCCGCACCTTCCTGCGCCAGCTGGAGGACTGTCTGGGCCTGGCCCGGGAGCGGGACGTGCGGATCGTCACCAACGCCGGCGGCCTCAACCCGGCCGGACTCGCCGACGCCGTACGGCGGCTGGCCGACCGGCTCGGCATACCTGTGCGCGTCGCCCATGTGGAGGGCGACGACCTCACCGCCGCCCACCCGGGAAGCCTCGCCGCCCACGCCTACCTCGGCGGCTTCGGGATCGCCGAGTGCCTGCGGGCCGGCGCCGACATCGTGGTCACCGGCCGGGTCACCGACGCGGCCCTGGTCACCGGGCCCGCCGCCGCCCACTTCGGCTGGCGGCCCGGGGAGTACGACCGGCTCGCGGGCGCCGTCGTCGCCGGGCACGTCCTGGAGTGCGGGACCCAGGCCACCGGCGGCAACTACGCGTTCTTCGCCGAGGCGGCGGCCGCGGGCCGGGACCTGCGCCGCCCCGGCTTCCCGCTCGCCGAACTCCACGAGGACGGCAGCTGCGTCATCACCAAGCACCTCGGCACCGGCGGCCTCGTCGACGTCGGCACGGTCACCGCCCAGTTGCTGTACGAGACCGGGGGAGCCCGGTACGCGGGCCCCGACGTCACCGCCCGCCTGGACAGCGTCCGGCTGAGCCAGGACGGCCCGGACCGGGTGCGGATCGAGGGCGTCCGGGGCGAGGCACCGCCGCCCACCCTCAAGGTCGGCCGCAACCGGCTCGGCGGCTTCCGCAACGAGGTCGTCTTCGTGCTCACCGGGCTCGACATCGAGGCGAAGGCCGCCCTGGTGCGGGAGCAGATGACCGACGCGCTCGCGCTCGCCAAGGCACCGCCCGCCGGTATCCGCTGGGAGCTGGTCCGCACCGACCGTCTCGACGCGGACACCGAGGAGACGGCCGGCGCGCTGCTCCGGCTCGTCGTACGGGACCGGGACCAGGAGACCGTCGGCCGGGCGCTGACCGGAGCCGCCGTGGAACTCGCGCTCGCCAGTTACCCCGGTTTCCATGTGCTCGCCCCACCGGGGAAGGGCGCGCCCTATGGGGTCTTCGAGGATGTGTACGTCCCCCATGGCGAGGTGCCCCATGTGGCCGTCCTCCATGACGGGCGACGGATCCCGGTGCCGCCGGCCCAGGACACCCTCGTACTCCAGGACCCGCCCGAGCCACCGCTGCCCGAGCCGTACCCGGCCGGCGGCCCCACCCGGCGGGCGCCCCTCGGGCTCGTCGCCGGGGCCCGCAGCGGCGACAAGGGCGGCAACGCCAACGTCGGCGTCTGGGTGCGCTCGGACGAGGCGTGGCGCTGGCTCGCGCACACCCTGACCGTCGACACCTTCCGGCAACTGCTGCCCGAGACGGCCGAGTTGCCGGTCACCCGGCACCCGCTTCCCAACCTCCGCGCCCTCAACTTCACCGTCGAGGGCATTCTCGGCGAGGGGGTGGCCGCCCAGCACCGTTTCGACCCCCAGGCCAAGGCCCTCGGCGAATGGCTCCGCTCCCGCCACCTGGACATCCCGGAGGCCCTGCTGTGACGGTCATCGAGACCACCCTCGACACCCACACCCCCGGCTACCGGGCGAACCGCGACGCCATGCTGGCCAAGCTCGCCGACCTGGAGGCCGAGCACGCAAAGGCCCTCGCGGGCGGCGGCCCGAAGTACGTCGAACGGCACCGGGGACGCGGGAAACTCCTCGCCCGCGAGCGCATCGAACTCCTCCTCGACCCCGACACCCCCTTCCTGGAGCTGTCCCCGCTGGCCGCCTGGGGCAGCGACTACGCCGTCGGCGCCTCACTGGTCACCGGCATCGGGGTCGTCGAGGGCGTGGAGTGCCTGATCACCGCCAACGACCCGACCGTGCGCGGCGGCGCCAGCAACCCCTGGTCGCTGAAGAAGGCCCTGCGCGCCAACGACATCGCCCTCGCCAACCGGCTGCCCTGCATCAGCCTGGTCGAGTCCGGCGGCGCCGACCTGCCCTCCCAGAAGGAGATCTTCATCCCGGGCGGCGCCATCTTCCGTGACCTCACCCGCCTCTCGGCCGCAGGCATCCCCACCGTCGCCGTCGTCTTCGGCAACTCGACCGCCGGCGGCGCCTACATCCCCGGCATGTCCGACCACGTGATCATGGTCAAGGAGCGCGCCAAGGTCTTCCTCGGCGGACCGCCCCTGGTGAAGATGGCCACCGGCGAGGAGAGCGACGACGAGTCGCTGGGCGGCGCGGAGATGCACGCGCGTGTGTCGGGCCTCGCCGACTACTTCGCCGTCGACGAACCGGACGCGCTCCGTCAGGCCCGCCGCGTGGTGGCCCGCCTCAACCACCGCAAGGCACACCGGGAGCCGGGCCCGGCGGAGCCCCCCAAGTACTCCGCCGAGGAACTCCTGGGCATCGTCCCCGGCGACCTGAAGATCCCCTTCGACCCGCGCGAGGTGATCGCCCGCCTCGTCGACGCCTCCGACTTCGACGAGTTCAAGCCGCTGTACGGCACCAGCCTCGCCACCGGCTGGGCGAACCTGCACGGCTACCCGGTCGGCATCCTCGCCAACGCCCAGGGCGTGCTGTTCAGCCAGGAGTCCCAGAAGGCCGCCCAGTTCATCCAGCTCGCCAACCAGCGCGACATCCCCCTCCTCTTCCTGCACAACACCACCGGCTACATGGTCGGCAAGGAGTACGAGCAGGGCGGCATCATCAAGCACGGCGCCATGATGATCAACGCGGTCAGCAACAGCCGCGTCCCGCACCTCTCCGTCCTCATGGGCGCCTCCTACGGCGCCGGCCACTACGGCATGTGCGGTCGCGCCTACGACCCCCGCTTCCTGTTCGCCTGGCCCAGCGCCAAGTCCGCCGTCATGGGCCCGCAGCAGCTCGCCGGCGTCCTCTCGATCGTCGCCCGCCAGTCGGCCGCCGCGCAGGGCCGGCCCTACGACGAGGACGGCGACGCGGCCCTGCGCGCCATGGTCGAGCAGCAGATCGAGTCCGAGTCGCTGCCCAAGTTCCTGTCCGGGCGGCTCTACGACGACGGCGTCATCGACCCGCGCGACACCCGCACCGTCCTCGGCCTGTGCCTGTCCGCCATCCACACCGCCCCCTACGAAGGCGCACGCGGCGGCTTCGGCGTCTTCCGGATGTGAGGGACCACGTGATCTCGACCCTGCTCGTCGCCAACCGCGGCGAGATCGCCTGCCGGATCTTCCGCACCTGCGCCGACCTCGGCATCAGGACCGTCGCCGTGCACTCCGACGCCGACGAGCACGCGCTCCACACGCGCGTGGCCGACAGCGCCGTACGGCTGCCGGGCTCGACCCCCGCCGACACCTACCTGCGCGCCGACCTGGTGGTGAAGGCCGCCGTGAGCGCCGGCGCGGACGCCGTGCACCCCGGATACGGCTTCCTCTCCGAGAACGCCGACTTCGCGCGCGCCGTCGTCGACGCCGGCCTGGTCTGGATCGGACCGCCCCCGGAGGCCATCGAGGCGATGGCGTCCAAGACCCGCGCCAAGGAGCTCATGGGCGTCGCCCCCCTCGGCGAGGTCACCGAGTCCGACCTGCCGGTGCTGGTCAAGGCGGCCGCGGGCGGCGGCGGGCGCGGCATGCGCGTCGTACGCCGCCTCGACGAACTGGCCGCCGCCCTGGACGGCGCACGCGCCGAGGCCGCAAGCGCGTTCGGTGACGGCGAGGTCTTCGTCGAGCCCTACATCGAGCGCGGCCGCCACGTCGAGGTCCAGATCCTCGCCGACACGCACGGCACGGTCTGGCCGCTCGGCACCCGCGACTGCTCCCTCCAGCGCAGGCACCAGAAGGTCATTGAGGAAGCACCGGCACCGGGCCTCCCCGAAGGCCTGGTGAAGGAGCTGCACGCACTGGCCGTACGCGCGGCCCGCTCGGTCGCCTACGTCGGCGCGGGCACCGTCGAGTTCCTCGTCGCCGACGGCAGGGCGCACTTCCTGGAGATGAACACCCGCCTCCAGGTCGAACACCCCGTCACCGAAGCCGTCTTCGGCCTCGACCTCGTCGCCGAACAGATCCGCGTCGCCGAGGGCCACACCCTCCCCCTCGACCCGCCACCCGCGCGCGGCCACGCGATCGAGGCCCGCCTCTACGCCGAGGACCCCGCCCGCGACTGGGCCCCGCAGACCGGCACCCTGCACCGCCTCGCCGTACCGGACAGCGTCCGCCTGGACACCGGTTACACCGACGGCGACGAGATCGGCGTCCACTACGACGCCATGCTCGCGAAAGCCGTCGCCCACGCCCCCACCCGCGCGGAGGCCCTCCGCAAACTGGCCCACGCCCTGGAACAGGCCACCCTGCACGGCCCCACCACCAACCGCGACCTCCTCGTCCGCTCCCTGCGCCACGAGGAGTTCACGACGGCCCGCATGGACACCGGCTTCTACGACCGCCACCTCACCGAACTGACGGCGCCCGCCCACGACCCGCACGC
Coding sequences within:
- a CDS encoding EamA family transporter — its product is MNNESPGPPVSTPSTSQPTSTPTAAPVSAPAASGPGRLGSLGPVGLVLAGGISVQFGGALAVTLMPRAGALGVVTLRLLAAAVILLVVCRPRLRGHSRTDWGTVIVFGITMGAMNGLFYEAVDRIPLGLAVTLEVLGPLALSVLASRRLINALWAGLALGGVFLLGGGDFSGLDPVGVGLALGAGAMWATYIIFSARTGRRFPQADGLALAMAVAALLFLPLGIAGAGTRLLDPTTVALGSSVAVLSSVLPYTLELLALRRLPAHTFAVLMSLEPAIAATAGFLVLGQALSATQAAAVALVIGASIGAVRSQAGRGRRQAVPAQPGSAVAAQPDSAGGVRPEPVAAAPSRTARRPRSRR
- a CDS encoding TIGR03084 family metal-binding protein, which produces MSDPTPVIDDLREESAELDRLVAELGAEQWALATPAPRWTVAHQIAHLAWTDHSSLLAATDHDAFSREVEKALAQPGDFVDNGAEEGAAKPPAQLLADWRAGREALDQALRAAPARARFPWYGPPMSVASMATARLMETWAHGLDIADALGVTRTPTDRLRHIARLGVRTRDFAFGVHGQPVPFEEFRVELTAPSGELWTYGPEDADDRVTGPALDFCLLVTQRAHRADLTLEAAGQDADRWLDVAQAFAGPPGPGRAPKGGTP
- a CDS encoding acyclic terpene utilization AtuA family protein codes for the protein MTLRIGNASGFYGDRFDALREMLTGGELDVLTGDYLAELTMLILGRDRLKDSGAGYARTFLRQLEDCLGLARERDVRIVTNAGGLNPAGLADAVRRLADRLGIPVRVAHVEGDDLTAAHPGSLAAHAYLGGFGIAECLRAGADIVVTGRVTDAALVTGPAAAHFGWRPGEYDRLAGAVVAGHVLECGTQATGGNYAFFAEAAAAGRDLRRPGFPLAELHEDGSCVITKHLGTGGLVDVGTVTAQLLYETGGARYAGPDVTARLDSVRLSQDGPDRVRIEGVRGEAPPPTLKVGRNRLGGFRNEVVFVLTGLDIEAKAALVREQMTDALALAKAPPAGIRWELVRTDRLDADTEETAGALLRLVVRDRDQETVGRALTGAAVELALASYPGFHVLAPPGKGAPYGVFEDVYVPHGEVPHVAVLHDGRRIPVPPAQDTLVLQDPPEPPLPEPYPAGGPTRRAPLGLVAGARSGDKGGNANVGVWVRSDEAWRWLAHTLTVDTFRQLLPETAELPVTRHPLPNLRALNFTVEGILGEGVAAQHRFDPQAKALGEWLRSRHLDIPEALL
- a CDS encoding acyl-CoA carboxylase subunit beta encodes the protein MTVIETTLDTHTPGYRANRDAMLAKLADLEAEHAKALAGGGPKYVERHRGRGKLLARERIELLLDPDTPFLELSPLAAWGSDYAVGASLVTGIGVVEGVECLITANDPTVRGGASNPWSLKKALRANDIALANRLPCISLVESGGADLPSQKEIFIPGGAIFRDLTRLSAAGIPTVAVVFGNSTAGGAYIPGMSDHVIMVKERAKVFLGGPPLVKMATGEESDDESLGGAEMHARVSGLADYFAVDEPDALRQARRVVARLNHRKAHREPGPAEPPKYSAEELLGIVPGDLKIPFDPREVIARLVDASDFDEFKPLYGTSLATGWANLHGYPVGILANAQGVLFSQESQKAAQFIQLANQRDIPLLFLHNTTGYMVGKEYEQGGIIKHGAMMINAVSNSRVPHLSVLMGASYGAGHYGMCGRAYDPRFLFAWPSAKSAVMGPQQLAGVLSIVARQSAAAQGRPYDEDGDAALRAMVEQQIESESLPKFLSGRLYDDGVIDPRDTRTVLGLCLSAIHTAPYEGARGGFGVFRM
- a CDS encoding biotin carboxylase N-terminal domain-containing protein gives rise to the protein MISTLLVANRGEIACRIFRTCADLGIRTVAVHSDADEHALHTRVADSAVRLPGSTPADTYLRADLVVKAAVSAGADAVHPGYGFLSENADFARAVVDAGLVWIGPPPEAIEAMASKTRAKELMGVAPLGEVTESDLPVLVKAAAGGGGRGMRVVRRLDELAAALDGARAEAASAFGDGEVFVEPYIERGRHVEVQILADTHGTVWPLGTRDCSLQRRHQKVIEEAPAPGLPEGLVKELHALAVRAARSVAYVGAGTVEFLVADGRAHFLEMNTRLQVEHPVTEAVFGLDLVAEQIRVAEGHTLPLDPPPARGHAIEARLYAEDPARDWAPQTGTLHRLAVPDSVRLDTGYTDGDEIGVHYDAMLAKAVAHAPTRAEALRKLAHALEQATLHGPTTNRDLLVRSLRHEEFTTARMDTGFYDRHLTELTAPAHDPHAPLAAALADAHGRSRFGGWRNLPSQPQTKRYLMAGEEHEAHYWHTREGLTADGVRVVHTGARLVVLDIDGVHRKFEVSRYGDQVHVNNTTLTALPRFPDAKAQLAPGSLLAPMPGTVVRMAEGLEEGAAVTAGQPLLWLEAMKMQHQITAPVTGTLSELRVVVGQQVEPGSLLAVVQAPL